The Akkermansia muciniphila genome contains a region encoding:
- a CDS encoding glycosyltransferase, whose translation MLDILYVAGFPSLYGGAGAELYHQIKVWGHMDVDIHLVPTQKNIHRAELYPEMVERGVTVHEGYDWSAIPEGAPVISFCNEEFLAALPEIRKRTRKTVFVNCMTWLFGREKEAMKRGDISLFLYQNDRVRKNMMPRLRALNADPSIRFMTFKPYFDTTDFPFIAQRSADWFGAGHISRQDEDKFSKDTWHIYENFASPVRKSGTFLGFDHRSEAKTGKPPGWVETFHDQKSLSQQEFYQRCHIVLQPTDTTENWPRVGFEAMASGSVLIVDKRGGWEQMVEHGKTGWLCESPGDFITYATKMAWEPHYREDMASAARERGMALGGLEASRESWREVFEAISRIPD comes from the coding sequence ATGCTTGATATCCTCTATGTGGCTGGTTTTCCGTCCCTCTATGGAGGGGCGGGAGCCGAGCTTTACCACCAGATTAAGGTTTGGGGGCATATGGATGTGGATATACATCTTGTCCCCACGCAGAAAAACATTCACCGTGCCGAGCTTTATCCGGAAATGGTTGAGCGGGGCGTCACAGTGCATGAGGGGTATGACTGGTCAGCTATTCCGGAAGGCGCGCCCGTCATCAGTTTTTGCAATGAAGAGTTCCTGGCTGCGCTGCCGGAGATACGGAAACGGACGAGAAAGACGGTCTTCGTCAATTGCATGACCTGGCTTTTCGGACGGGAAAAGGAAGCTATGAAGAGGGGAGATATTTCCCTGTTTCTTTACCAGAATGACCGGGTGAGGAAGAACATGATGCCGCGCCTGAGAGCCTTGAATGCTGATCCGTCCATCCGCTTCATGACGTTCAAGCCGTATTTTGATACGACTGATTTTCCCTTCATTGCCCAGCGATCCGCGGACTGGTTCGGCGCGGGACATATTTCCCGGCAGGATGAGGATAAATTCAGCAAGGATACATGGCACATTTACGAGAATTTCGCTTCTCCCGTCCGGAAGAGCGGAACTTTTCTCGGGTTTGACCACCGGAGTGAGGCAAAGACCGGCAAGCCTCCCGGCTGGGTGGAGACGTTCCATGACCAAAAATCATTGTCCCAGCAGGAGTTTTACCAAAGGTGCCACATTGTGTTGCAACCCACGGATACGACGGAGAATTGGCCGCGCGTAGGTTTTGAAGCGATGGCAAGCGGAAGCGTGCTGATTGTGGACAAGCGCGGAGGCTGGGAACAGATGGTGGAACACGGGAAAACCGGATGGTTGTGCGAGAGCCCCGGGGATTTCATCACGTACGCCACCAAGATGGCCTGGGAGCCGCATTACCGGGAGGACATGGCCTCCGCCGCCCGGGAACGCGGCATGGCCCTGGGAGGGCTGGAGGCGTCCAGGGAAAGCTGGCGGGAGGTGTTTGAAGCAATCAGCCGGATACCGGATTAG
- a CDS encoding RHS repeat-associated core domain-containing protein, with protein sequence MREQFNDDINSLTGARSSGSGGKPTPIDQSAPDAFDRNWNWEFEVRPLGPSETAKCFVTMGADDLATLTVDQKEVMDLGPRGPEGGGTYSPETTSFDIQGGKHEAHLEYHNITLKDHKKNVAKLTFDMNVVITDHQTGSSSSYVPPDTETEPMDNDDEGEDDACGSSSGGSSSSPNSSSSNPCPDGNNGGDEDGDDPVGNPSSSDGCMDNTGGDVPLPTARGLFSSPAMRGNISSAGRRVTTQTRKTSMVWRTNFGAFRGMEGMPYGMLEIVAYNFSSKLWTPAALQYLHPMASSIRPPAGSPLRADTAFQIRNGGTNVNYYCYAGAASAGSIGGSKKRGGSVSMTYAQESSRTSDAASSFAAEMRVSNNRGNSVLYGGSSLSSLKNATGYVSKLGSSYTTQDFSRYLDIVRGSDGNIRQIWNLWDGLASIEHVTADGYVIAFYLPEQVGEKANGVYPVTGTPFKTFSISGDAATSKLTVTEQAEGRSPYVTRYWQGTGGAWCMSQGEGEDAIYTLREKQAVTSTTWKLITTVQRGETGTPISRVCETYEQTSKGNLCTSRIEAYGTDYARETTYDYNSIGKLSRETAPDGSVKTWAYDAFGRETVRMEPWSGGERKGTYTYYRYSDRPDPDIIHQYVVLTIKAVRLRDTHYTYEEANDVRRVTKRTTALGAEGEQVEITETWMPSASNVHARGRLKMRQAVNGVQTSYEYEANSQHGALYRITAETRVEGEAVPGQSKRKLTYVSAQGTNTRIEKYAFLMDGTWALTDTADYEYDKERRWIKRTRGNGRVTEREMMCCGPLWEKDEDGVMTTYAYNTARQLVETIRSATETTPETIVSYTRDAFGRTLAIRRDVGPMATSEGREYNLLGQLVRETDVLGRDHAYAYSEDGLTETATTPAGATLVTRRHADGTVLEQSGTGQRHLLYQTECTEEGILHSTLIPQEAGEPVLMEQSVTDGWGNVVRLSRASANGGLIHERYSFDTKNGLLRKGTDGMAPMLYDYDSFGNVVKETWKLAEEPAPANSRVTEYSYACERREDGIYRVKTVINYNSYGLPYSKSTSTLVSFLSPVVAEKIISSDTRGNEIPEWMEYTAPGKRTIRKQVPDSVVIAEVLVIDGYEVSKKDFANMTTTAARSYTATGKKEILTDTRGNETTIMFDLAGRETGRTDAAGNTVTTAYDPATALPSCITDALGKTACYAYDLRGRKTAEYGTAAQPSVFAYDDADRLIELKTFRAPEETIAGDPSERTDGDTTVWSYDEGSGLMTAKTYADGHGETYSYDGWNRLVAKSQARTVDEQGTHLMTTYGYDELTGNLLSVTHNDATPAIGYTYNHLNLLTQVTDDSGTRTISYNQYNEAVRENTAGLVASRLDYQIDSLGRLSGYGLQYKDDVVFQTIWNYDMYKRLGTVSLRHAGERFTYGYHAVHGLLETLTYPNALKRWYTREEKRDLLTKIAYQRPGSSDYVAKVDYTYDALGRPLEKKDYFNTPNPDLIHVYTYNDRGELAADAMSRGGTYSYSYDNIGNRLTSQEGAEAPSTVYVSNNLNQYVSGDRAPSRGGTEEVEIVYETNSLNQYTSITGGEERPSIREYDEDGNQIKVKTSTGEWEVKYNALNQAVRFTQDAKRVECRYDYLNRRVEKAVYEGEVLVSRKRFIYRGFLQLAELDAVNATETVQPVLRKTYLWDPMESTATRILAMTTFDETGTYVENLFYTHDLLKNTTGLFDTQGERRALYEYGPYGNVLRMEGNMAEDNPFRSSSEYSDDELGLVYYNYRYYNDLDGRWINRDPIVERAQDNSYTYVSNMPCSLIDVRGQFGFAIALVNPIGLAIAAIVVVGAAITEVVEPGTIRKVVKKISEEITPKVEPVAIPVSDTKPKIDCEELRRIKREAKKASRGQSCKELCIPEHPKVSDCEDFKNRAQKLENAEKARKAYDSNCFDGGDAGHIEQSEGIGNGARRCWNLYDECRKKLP encoded by the coding sequence ATGAGAGAACAATTTAACGATGATATCAATTCCCTGACAGGGGCGCGCAGTTCCGGCAGCGGAGGAAAACCGACGCCCATCGATCAAAGCGCTCCGGATGCTTTTGACCGGAACTGGAATTGGGAATTTGAGGTGCGCCCGCTGGGGCCTTCTGAAACGGCCAAATGCTTTGTCACCATGGGCGCCGATGATTTGGCGACGCTGACGGTGGATCAAAAAGAGGTGATGGATCTCGGTCCGCGCGGACCGGAAGGAGGCGGTACTTACAGCCCGGAGACAACCTCATTTGATATCCAGGGAGGGAAGCATGAGGCCCATTTGGAATATCATAACATTACCCTTAAGGACCATAAGAAGAATGTCGCCAAACTTACTTTTGACATGAACGTGGTCATCACTGACCATCAGACCGGTTCTTCCTCTTCCTATGTTCCTCCGGATACGGAAACGGAGCCGATGGACAATGATGATGAAGGTGAAGACGATGCATGCGGCTCCAGCAGCGGAGGGAGCAGCAGCTCTCCCAACAGCAGCTCCAGCAATCCATGTCCGGACGGCAACAATGGAGGGGATGAAGACGGTGATGATCCGGTTGGCAACCCTTCTTCCTCGGACGGATGCATGGATAACACAGGAGGGGATGTCCCCCTTCCTACAGCTCGCGGGCTGTTCTCTTCTCCCGCCATGCGCGGCAACATTTCTTCCGCCGGCAGGCGCGTAACCACCCAGACCAGGAAAACCAGCATGGTGTGGCGCACCAATTTCGGCGCTTTCCGGGGGATGGAAGGAATGCCTTATGGCATGTTGGAAATTGTAGCTTACAACTTTTCATCCAAATTGTGGACTCCCGCCGCTCTTCAATACCTGCACCCGATGGCAAGCAGCATCCGGCCGCCTGCCGGAAGTCCCTTGAGAGCGGACACGGCTTTTCAGATCAGGAATGGGGGGACCAATGTCAACTACTATTGCTATGCCGGCGCGGCCAGTGCGGGTTCCATAGGCGGCTCCAAGAAACGGGGAGGTTCCGTTTCCATGACTTACGCACAGGAAAGCAGCCGTACTTCCGATGCGGCTTCTTCCTTTGCCGCGGAAATGCGCGTGAGCAATAACAGGGGAAATTCCGTTCTGTACGGAGGGTCTTCCCTCTCTTCCCTAAAGAATGCTACCGGGTATGTCTCCAAACTTGGTTCTTCCTATACGACGCAGGATTTTTCCCGATACCTGGACATCGTGCGGGGGAGTGACGGAAACATCCGCCAGATATGGAATCTGTGGGATGGCCTTGCCAGCATAGAACATGTGACGGCTGACGGCTATGTGATTGCCTTTTATCTGCCGGAGCAGGTGGGGGAAAAGGCGAATGGCGTTTATCCCGTCACGGGGACCCCTTTTAAAACTTTCTCCATTTCCGGAGATGCGGCAACCAGCAAGCTCACGGTTACGGAACAGGCTGAAGGCCGTTCTCCATATGTTACCCGTTATTGGCAGGGAACGGGAGGCGCCTGGTGCATGTCCCAGGGTGAAGGAGAAGACGCCATTTACACCCTGCGGGAAAAACAGGCTGTCACTTCCACCACATGGAAATTGATCACTACCGTTCAGCGCGGAGAAACCGGAACACCCATTTCACGTGTATGTGAAACTTATGAACAGACCTCCAAGGGGAACCTTTGCACCAGCCGCATTGAAGCCTACGGCACCGACTATGCCCGGGAAACCACTTACGATTATAACAGTATAGGAAAGCTGTCCCGGGAGACGGCTCCCGACGGGAGTGTCAAGACGTGGGCCTACGACGCTTTTGGCCGTGAAACAGTTCGCATGGAACCTTGGTCCGGAGGGGAAAGAAAAGGCACCTACACCTATTACCGGTACTCGGACCGTCCTGATCCGGATATCATTCACCAATATGTCGTTCTTACCATCAAAGCTGTGCGGTTGAGGGACACGCACTACACCTATGAGGAAGCCAATGACGTGCGCCGTGTGACTAAGCGGACGACTGCCCTGGGTGCGGAAGGAGAGCAAGTGGAAATAACGGAAACATGGATGCCCTCGGCTTCCAATGTCCATGCAAGGGGCCGGTTGAAGATGCGGCAGGCCGTCAATGGAGTACAGACCTCTTACGAGTATGAAGCAAACAGTCAGCACGGCGCCCTGTACAGGATTACGGCGGAAACCCGGGTTGAGGGAGAAGCTGTGCCGGGGCAGAGCAAGCGCAAATTGACTTACGTATCTGCGCAGGGTACCAACACCCGGATAGAAAAATACGCTTTTCTGATGGATGGAACCTGGGCATTGACAGATACGGCGGACTACGAATATGACAAGGAGAGGCGATGGATCAAGCGCACGCGCGGCAACGGACGCGTGACGGAACGTGAAATGATGTGTTGCGGCCCCTTGTGGGAAAAGGATGAAGACGGAGTGATGACTACGTATGCCTACAACACGGCCCGCCAGCTTGTGGAAACCATTCGTTCGGCTACGGAAACTACTCCGGAAACCATTGTCAGCTACACGCGGGACGCTTTTGGCAGAACCTTGGCGATACGGCGGGACGTCGGTCCCATGGCCACCAGTGAAGGGCGGGAATACAACCTGCTGGGGCAGCTTGTTCGTGAAACGGACGTGCTTGGGAGAGACCATGCTTATGCCTATAGTGAGGATGGATTGACGGAAACCGCTACCACGCCGGCAGGAGCTACGCTTGTCACCCGCCGCCATGCGGATGGAACCGTTTTGGAACAAAGCGGAACGGGACAGAGGCATTTGCTTTATCAAACGGAATGCACGGAAGAAGGGATTCTCCATTCCACCCTTATACCGCAGGAAGCCGGGGAACCGGTCCTCATGGAACAATCTGTAACGGATGGCTGGGGCAACGTGGTCCGTCTTTCCCGGGCTAGTGCCAACGGCGGCCTCATCCATGAACGGTACAGTTTTGATACAAAGAACGGGCTGTTGCGGAAAGGGACGGACGGCATGGCCCCGATGCTTTACGACTATGACTCCTTCGGCAACGTAGTGAAAGAGACATGGAAGTTGGCGGAAGAACCTGCCCCGGCTAACTCCCGTGTAACAGAATACTCCTATGCCTGTGAACGGAGGGAAGACGGCATATACCGTGTGAAGACCGTAATTAACTACAATAGTTACGGGCTGCCTTACTCGAAAAGCACGTCTACGCTGGTCTCTTTCCTGTCCCCAGTCGTTGCTGAAAAGATCATCTCTTCGGATACGAGAGGCAATGAGATTCCGGAATGGATGGAATATACGGCTCCCGGCAAACGTACAATCAGGAAACAGGTTCCTGATTCCGTAGTCATTGCGGAAGTGCTTGTCATTGACGGGTATGAGGTCTCCAAAAAGGATTTCGCAAACATGACTACGACCGCGGCGCGTTCCTACACGGCCACGGGGAAAAAGGAAATCCTGACGGACACGCGCGGCAATGAAACCACGATCATGTTTGATCTTGCCGGACGCGAAACCGGGAGAACAGACGCTGCCGGCAATACGGTTACGACTGCCTATGATCCGGCGACGGCATTGCCCTCCTGCATCACGGACGCACTGGGGAAAACGGCTTGCTATGCTTACGATTTGCGCGGACGCAAGACTGCTGAATATGGTACGGCAGCGCAGCCCTCTGTTTTTGCTTACGACGATGCGGACAGGCTGATTGAACTCAAAACTTTCCGGGCTCCGGAAGAAACCATAGCGGGTGACCCGAGTGAACGGACGGATGGCGATACCACCGTGTGGAGCTATGATGAAGGTTCCGGCCTCATGACGGCAAAAACCTATGCTGACGGGCATGGAGAAACCTATTCCTATGATGGGTGGAACAGGCTGGTGGCCAAATCACAAGCCCGGACGGTTGATGAACAGGGAACTCATCTTATGACGACTTACGGCTATGATGAGTTGACGGGGAATCTACTCTCTGTCACCCACAATGATGCCACGCCGGCCATAGGTTACACGTATAACCATCTCAATCTCCTTACGCAGGTAACGGATGATTCCGGTACGCGCACGATTTCCTATAACCAATATAATGAAGCGGTACGGGAAAATACGGCAGGTCTGGTGGCCAGCCGGCTTGACTACCAAATTGACAGTCTGGGACGGCTTTCGGGCTATGGTTTGCAATACAAAGACGATGTCGTTTTTCAGACCATTTGGAATTATGATATGTATAAACGCCTTGGCACCGTTTCTCTCAGGCATGCAGGCGAACGGTTTACCTACGGCTATCATGCAGTTCATGGACTTTTGGAAACGCTTACCTATCCCAACGCCCTCAAGAGATGGTATACCCGGGAGGAAAAGCGTGACTTGCTGACTAAAATAGCCTACCAGCGTCCCGGGAGCTCCGACTATGTGGCTAAAGTCGACTATACTTACGATGCGCTGGGGCGCCCCCTGGAAAAGAAGGATTACTTCAATACTCCCAATCCCGATCTCATTCATGTGTACACGTATAATGACCGGGGAGAGCTGGCAGCGGACGCGATGAGCCGGGGTGGAACGTACAGCTACTCCTATGACAATATCGGCAATCGGTTAACCTCCCAGGAAGGAGCGGAAGCGCCTTCCACCGTTTATGTATCGAATAATCTCAACCAGTACGTTTCCGGTGATCGTGCGCCTTCCCGGGGAGGTACGGAAGAAGTTGAAATCGTTTATGAAACAAATAGCCTCAACCAGTACACTTCCATTACCGGTGGAGAAGAAAGGCCTTCGATACGGGAGTACGACGAAGACGGCAACCAGATTAAGGTAAAAACCTCTACAGGCGAGTGGGAGGTAAAGTATAACGCCCTGAATCAGGCGGTCAGATTCACGCAAGACGCCAAGCGGGTGGAATGCCGTTACGACTATCTGAACAGGAGAGTGGAAAAAGCAGTCTATGAAGGAGAAGTACTAGTGTCCCGGAAACGGTTTATTTACCGTGGTTTTCTCCAACTTGCGGAACTGGATGCAGTCAATGCGACGGAAACGGTACAACCTGTTCTTCGGAAAACCTATCTATGGGATCCGATGGAGTCCACAGCAACACGAATCCTTGCAATGACTACATTCGACGAAACGGGAACCTATGTGGAAAACCTTTTTTATACGCATGACCTGCTGAAAAATACCACAGGCCTATTCGATACCCAGGGAGAGCGCCGGGCTCTGTACGAATACGGTCCATACGGCAATGTCCTCAGGATGGAAGGCAATATGGCAGAGGACAATCCGTTTAGGTCTTCTTCTGAATACTCTGATGACGAATTGGGGCTGGTATATTATAATTACAGGTATTACAATGATTTGGATGGCAGATGGATTAATCGAGATCCTATTGTAGAAAGAGCGCAGGATAATTCTTACACATATGTGTCCAATATGCCTTGTAGCCTAATAGATGTCCGTGGACAATTTGGCTTTGCAATTGCTTTGGTTAATCCCATAGGATTAGCTATTGCTGCTATTGTTGTTGTTGGGGCAGCCATTACAGAAGTTGTTGAACCAGGGACTATTCGAAAAGTAGTAAAAAAAATATCTGAAGAAATTACGCCAAAGGTTGAACCAGTTGCAATTCCTGTTTCTGATACAAAGCCTAAAATAGACTGTGAAGAATTAAGACGGATAAAACGTGAAGCAAAAAAAGCATCCCGCGGTCAATCATGCAAAGAATTGTGTATCCCAGAGCATCCAAAAGTTTCTGATTGTGAGGATTTTAAGAACCGAGCTCAAAAATTAGAAAATGCCGAGAAAGCAAGAAAAGCATACGATTCAAATTGCTTTGATGGTGGGGATGCTGGACATATAGAGCAATCTGAAGGAATAGGAAATGGTGCCAGGAGATGTTGGAATCTATATGATGAATGCAGAAAGAAATTACCATAA
- a CDS encoding low molecular weight protein-tyrosine-phosphatase translates to MNASEPYRVLFVCLGNICRSPAAEIIFKKMVEEQGLENLIESDSAGTIGYHRGCPPDARMVQALEKYGYRNPGVKSRPVRKDDLEQFDLVVGMDRENLRDLKRLDKSGQWEGKIVPMCFFTTRFLDEEVPDPYYGGQEGFDHVVELFQDGCANLLEHLKEQLS, encoded by the coding sequence ATGAATGCTTCCGAACCTTACCGAGTCCTTTTTGTCTGCCTGGGCAATATCTGCCGTTCTCCCGCGGCGGAAATCATTTTTAAAAAGATGGTGGAGGAGCAAGGTTTGGAAAACCTGATTGAGAGCGATTCCGCCGGAACGATCGGCTACCACCGGGGCTGTCCGCCGGATGCCCGGATGGTGCAGGCCCTGGAAAAATACGGTTATCGGAATCCGGGAGTCAAATCACGCCCCGTGCGGAAGGATGATCTGGAACAGTTCGACCTGGTTGTAGGGATGGACCGGGAGAATCTGCGGGATTTGAAACGGCTGGACAAAAGCGGGCAATGGGAAGGGAAAATTGTCCCCATGTGCTTTTTCACCACCCGTTTTTTGGATGAGGAAGTGCCGGACCCCTACTACGGGGGCCAGGAGGGCTTTGACCATGTGGTGGAATTGTTTCAGGACGGCTGCGCCAACCTGCTGGAGCATTTGAAGGAGCAGCTCTCCTGA
- the guaB gene encoding IMP dehydrogenase, protein MADLPLGLSFDDVLLLPRLSAILPGDADISSQLVPGFDMKIPMLSAAMDTVSESELAIALAREGGLAVIHRNNPIDIQAAMVSRVKRFENAVIPNPVTVNKDMTLEEVHQIMMEQGYSGFPVVDANRRLEGIITGRDMRGVDDYQNVRVKDVMTPLSRLITAAPTTTIEEARHILYTHRIEKLPLVDENGVLAGLITETDIQKRAMFADASKDEHGHLRCGAAVGVGPDYLDRAKALISAGADALFIDAATGHTTRVMDVVSNLRKLTDRPIVAGNVVTAEGASDLIKAGVQAIKVGVGPGSICTTRVISGVGMPQFTAIQEVASVARPAGVTVIADGGIRYSGDIVKALAAGADLVMLGGLLAGTEESPGKVVHYQGRHFKQYRGMGSLGAMRRGSGDRYGQNSSGKLVAEGVEARVPYKGMLADVVFQLMGGLRSGMGYLGAHTLAELRDKARFVQITSGGLKESHPHDITITEEPINYSC, encoded by the coding sequence ATGGCAGATCTCCCTCTTGGATTAAGTTTTGATGACGTGCTCCTGCTGCCCCGCCTGAGCGCGATTCTTCCCGGTGATGCGGACATCAGTTCCCAGCTTGTTCCCGGCTTTGACATGAAAATCCCCATGCTGTCCGCAGCCATGGATACCGTTTCCGAATCGGAACTGGCGATTGCCCTGGCACGGGAAGGCGGCCTGGCCGTCATTCACCGCAATAATCCCATCGACATCCAGGCGGCCATGGTTTCCCGCGTAAAGCGTTTTGAAAACGCGGTCATCCCGAATCCCGTCACGGTGAATAAGGACATGACACTTGAAGAAGTCCATCAAATCATGATGGAACAGGGCTATTCCGGCTTCCCGGTGGTGGACGCCAACCGCCGTCTGGAAGGCATCATCACCGGACGAGACATGCGCGGCGTGGACGATTACCAGAACGTCCGGGTCAAGGACGTCATGACTCCCCTTTCCCGCCTGATTACGGCAGCTCCCACCACTACCATTGAGGAAGCGCGCCACATTCTTTACACCCACCGCATTGAAAAGCTTCCCCTGGTGGATGAAAACGGCGTGCTGGCCGGCCTCATTACGGAAACGGACATCCAGAAGCGCGCCATGTTTGCGGATGCCTCCAAGGACGAGCACGGCCACCTGCGCTGCGGCGCCGCCGTGGGCGTGGGCCCCGATTACCTGGACCGCGCCAAGGCTCTCATTTCCGCCGGAGCGGACGCCCTGTTCATTGACGCCGCCACCGGCCACACCACCCGCGTCATGGACGTGGTCTCCAACCTCCGCAAACTGACGGACCGCCCCATCGTGGCCGGCAACGTGGTCACGGCGGAAGGCGCCTCCGACCTCATCAAGGCAGGCGTGCAGGCCATCAAGGTGGGCGTGGGCCCCGGCTCCATTTGCACCACCCGCGTCATTTCCGGCGTGGGCATGCCCCAGTTCACGGCTATCCAGGAGGTAGCCTCCGTAGCCCGTCCCGCAGGCGTCACCGTCATTGCGGACGGCGGCATCCGCTACTCCGGGGACATCGTGAAAGCCCTGGCCGCCGGCGCTGACCTGGTGATGCTGGGCGGCCTGCTGGCCGGCACGGAAGAAAGCCCGGGCAAGGTGGTCCACTATCAGGGCCGCCACTTCAAGCAGTACCGCGGCATGGGTTCCCTGGGCGCCATGCGCCGCGGCTCCGGTGACCGTTACGGCCAGAACAGCTCCGGCAAGCTCGTCGCGGAAGGCGTGGAAGCGCGTGTCCCGTACAAGGGCATGCTGGCGGACGTGGTCTTCCAGCTCATGGGCGGCCTGCGCTCCGGCATGGGCTACCTGGGCGCCCACACCCTGGCGGAACTCCGGGACAAGGCCCGTTTTGTCCAGATCACCTCCGGCGGCCTGAAAGAAAGCCATCCCCACGACATCACCATTACGGAAGAACCCATCAACTATTCCTGTTAA
- the guaA gene encoding glutamine-hydrolyzing GMP synthase, which translates to MDDKHLVAVIDFGSQYTQLIVRRVRELGYMAKLYALEDLDQIHEPGAVILSGGPKSTTDADAPDIDFEWLQSLNVPVLGVCYGMQLLNIKHGGSVKASNKREYGPAALLPEACAGLYQDMSASSQVWMSHSDTVDHLAEGCQVIARNAEGVPVSLQWGETTFGIQFHPEVTHSHEGRTILRNFLSCAANLKKFDIGDFKRQLIREIQERVGSKQVVCGVSGGVDSTVLAVLLHEAGVNMRAIFVDNGLLRKNEADEVRANFARMNVEIETVDASERFLTALAGEGDPEKKRRIIGGLFIDVFWDAVGDAEMLAQGTLYPDVIESASNAKSKASVIKTHHNRVERVLELQAQGKVLEPLAELFKDEVRELGASMGIPHDILWRHPFPGPGLAVRCPGVVTRDRLDIIRECDAIFIGNLKKYGWYEKVWQAYAGLIPVKTVGVKGDERSYEWATNLRAIVSEDAMTADWVELPPALLRETSNRILNEVKGINRVLYDISTKPPASIEWE; encoded by the coding sequence ATGGACGACAAGCACCTCGTAGCCGTCATTGACTTCGGCTCCCAATACACCCAGCTCATTGTGCGCCGCGTGCGCGAACTGGGCTACATGGCCAAACTGTACGCGCTGGAAGACCTGGACCAGATTCATGAACCCGGCGCCGTCATTCTTTCCGGCGGCCCTAAAAGCACCACGGACGCGGACGCCCCGGACATTGATTTTGAATGGCTCCAGAGCCTGAACGTCCCCGTGCTGGGCGTGTGCTACGGCATGCAGCTCCTGAACATCAAGCACGGCGGCTCCGTGAAAGCCAGCAACAAGCGTGAATACGGCCCCGCCGCCCTGCTGCCGGAAGCCTGCGCGGGCCTGTACCAGGACATGTCAGCCTCCTCCCAGGTATGGATGAGTCATTCGGATACGGTGGACCATCTGGCGGAAGGCTGCCAGGTCATCGCCCGTAATGCGGAAGGCGTCCCCGTCTCCCTCCAGTGGGGAGAAACCACCTTCGGCATCCAGTTCCACCCGGAAGTGACCCATTCCCATGAAGGGCGCACCATCCTGCGCAACTTCCTCTCCTGCGCCGCCAACCTCAAGAAGTTCGACATCGGCGACTTCAAGAGACAGCTCATCCGTGAAATTCAGGAGCGCGTGGGCAGCAAGCAGGTGGTTTGCGGCGTCTCCGGCGGCGTGGACAGCACCGTGCTGGCCGTCCTGCTGCATGAAGCAGGCGTGAACATGCGCGCCATCTTTGTGGACAACGGCCTGCTGCGCAAGAATGAGGCTGATGAGGTCCGCGCCAATTTCGCCCGCATGAACGTGGAAATCGAGACCGTGGACGCTTCCGAACGCTTCCTGACGGCCCTGGCCGGGGAAGGCGATCCGGAAAAGAAGCGCCGCATCATCGGCGGCCTGTTCATCGACGTGTTCTGGGACGCCGTGGGAGACGCGGAAATGCTCGCCCAGGGCACCCTGTACCCGGACGTGATTGAAAGCGCCTCCAATGCCAAATCCAAGGCCTCCGTCATCAAGACCCACCACAACCGCGTGGAACGCGTACTGGAGCTCCAGGCGCAGGGGAAAGTGCTGGAACCCCTGGCGGAACTGTTCAAGGACGAGGTGCGCGAACTGGGAGCCTCCATGGGCATCCCGCACGACATCCTGTGGCGCCACCCCTTCCCCGGTCCCGGCCTGGCCGTGCGCTGCCCCGGCGTGGTCACCAGGGACCGCCTGGACATCATCCGGGAATGTGACGCCATCTTCATCGGCAATCTGAAAAAGTACGGCTGGTATGAAAAAGTCTGGCAGGCTTATGCCGGCCTGATTCCCGTGAAGACGGTGGGCGTGAAAGGCGACGAACGCTCCTATGAATGGGCCACCAACCTGCGCGCCATCGTGTCGGAAGACGCCATGACGGCGGACTGGGTGGAACTGCCCCCCGCACTGCTGCGTGAAACCAGCAACCGGATCCTCAATGAAGTGAAGGGCATCAACCGGGTCCTTTACGATATTTCCACCAAGCCCCCGGCTTCCATTGAGTGGGAATAA
- a CDS encoding sugar O-acetyltransferase, translating into MMTELEKCMAGEWYDCHDKVFLEFKAKTHRLLMKYNSLPYDHKEEKYQVLKEMLGSIGAKVSIGHSFTCDYGCNIHIGNNVTVNTGCTFVDCNKITIGSNVLIAPNVQIYTATHPIDLNERLTPVKTAEGVEYVRHTFALPVTIEDGCWIGGGVIILPGITIGKGSVIGAGSVVTRNIPANSLAAGNPCKVIRKINGSPEQ; encoded by the coding sequence ATCATGACTGAACTGGAAAAATGCATGGCGGGAGAGTGGTATGACTGCCACGACAAGGTGTTTCTGGAATTCAAGGCCAAGACGCATCGCCTCTTGATGAAATACAATTCCCTGCCCTACGACCATAAGGAGGAGAAATACCAGGTATTGAAGGAAATGCTTGGCAGCATCGGCGCCAAAGTCTCCATAGGCCATTCCTTCACCTGCGACTACGGCTGCAATATCCATATCGGGAACAACGTCACTGTCAATACGGGCTGCACGTTCGTGGACTGTAATAAAATCACCATTGGCAGCAATGTGCTGATCGCCCCCAACGTGCAGATTTACACCGCTACGCATCCCATTGACCTGAATGAGCGCCTCACTCCCGTTAAAACGGCGGAGGGCGTTGAATACGTTCGCCATACCTTTGCCCTTCCGGTGACGATAGAAGACGGCTGCTGGATTGGAGGGGGCGTGATCATCCTGCCGGGCATTACGATTGGAAAAGGCAGCGTCATCGGAGCCGGCAGCGTAGTCACCCGGAATATTCCCGCCAACAGCCTGGCGGCGGGAAATCCCTGCAAAGTTATCCGTAAAATCAACGGAAGCCCGGAACAATGA